A DNA window from Impatiens glandulifera chromosome 7, dImpGla2.1, whole genome shotgun sequence contains the following coding sequences:
- the LOC124909776 gene encoding uncharacterized protein LOC124909776 yields MELIMVKKSRTWVNHIDAGFTKFLFSLSLDNIFNEDLYTDQVVDIPASFESVNQYYGSFVHPLQEDIRAKLCSCLDDISKAPFEEVSSCNVSSNLGKNFRLSEDVLNDESQSVEVFIHDIKVGEWSKNDHGKETYKPMSGDLVLFSNYKPESVSDLNRKGRTWILALVRFVYDDEEKNSSTHFNVMASKDKENNSSTHFNVMASKEIGVEDLYMVFLINVLTEKRVWHSLHSCSNAEIIKKVIETDDSEALEDCRYCDPMNSLQLSAMWNDSLLSQLNKSQRDAVMSSLIRTNCSHKPSIDLIWGPPGTGKTKTISLLLFKLLSMQCSTLVCTPTNVAIKEIASRTLKLVKQDSFDDAFLLPLGDLLLLGNNNRLKARDDLELKEIYLDFRVEQLTMLLSPLSGWRHSLISMSDFFTDCVSQYEIYFDNELIKEKAKEKEKENENGKEKGKEKEKKKAKEKAKEKEVSEENILSFLEFSRNRFNLVSSSLRSCIPLLFVHLPRHFINEPKKLEMIILFDLLDQLGKQLFNENVSSEELKKIFLRSDEICRDSDEALSSPLHTVRKTLSSLKDLQAFLHNLNLPNVKVKDSVKQFCIKSASLVFCTASTSYNLRFPHVRDFKVLVIDEASQLKECESTIPLQLPQVMHAILVGDERQLPAMVTSKVSERAGFGRSLFERLSLMGHSKHLLNMQYRMHPSISLFPNSKFYSNMILDASNVVKQDYERRYLTAPMFGPYSFINIRNGLEEREDDGRSLRNMVEVAVVIKIIRNLYKAWCDSKTRLSIGIISPYAAQVAAIRDKLPSDYKDLDGFKVKVMSIDGFQGGEEDIIVISTVRSNAGGYVGFMSSHQRNNVALTRARHCLWILGSEKTLENSETIWASLVRDAKQRQCFFNADDQKDIEKTILDVKKQLDQWNDLLNDDSIYFKDAQWKVLFSENFKKSLFKLSSTRKKKSVMTLLLSLSSGWRPKSKNVDLVCQNSSHILKQFRVEGLFLVCSIDIKKEEMYIQVLKIWDVLPCDEVPKLVKRLEGLFAMYTDEYISHCKEKFLQGYVLLHFHCLG; encoded by the exons ATGGAGTTGATTATGGTAAAGAAAAGTAGAACATGGGTAAACCATATAGATGCAGGTTTCACTAAGTTTCTATTCTCCTTGTCTCTTGACAACATTTTTAATGAGGATCTTTACACTGACCAG gtgGTGGATATACCAGCATCATTTGAATCAGTAAATCAATACTATGGCTCATTTGTCCACCCTTTACAAGAGGATATCCGGGCAAAGCTATGTTCATGCCTAGATGACATCTCCAAGGCCCCATTTGAGGAAGTCTCATCTTGTAATGTGTCCTCTAACCTAGGTAAGAACTTCAGACTCTCTGAAGATGTCTTAAATGATGAGTCCCAGTCAGTTGAGGTCTTCATACATGATATAAAAGTTGGCGAGTGGAGTAAAAATGACCATGGGAAAGAGACTTACAAACCAATGTCAGGTGATCTGGTTTTGTTTTCCAATTATAAGCCTGAGTCTGTATCAGACTTAAATCGGAAAGGAAGAACATGGATTCTTGCGTTGGTGAGATTTGTCTATGATGATGAGGAAAAAAATTCATCAACTCATTTCAATGTTATGGCATCCAAAGATAAGGAGAACAATTCCTCAACACATTTCAATGTTATGGCATCCAAAGAGATTGGTGTTGAAGATCTGTACATGGTATTCTTGATAAATGTGTTGACTGAGAAAAGGGTTTGGCACTCACTTCATAGTTGCAGCAATGCTGAAATCATTAAGAAAGTTATAGAAACTGATGATAGTGAG GCTTTGGAAGATTGCAGATATTGTGACCCTATGAATAGCCTGCAGTTGTCTGCAATGTGGAATGATAGTCTTTTATCCCAGCTGAACAAATCTCAAAGAGATGCTGTTATGTCATCGCTTATCCGAACCAACTGTTCCCATAAACCTTCCATAGATCTTATATGGGGTCCTCCAGGGACTGGGAAGACTAAAACTATTAGTTTGCTACTTTTTAAACTCTTGAGTATGCAATGCAGCACTCTTGTATGCACCCCAACAAATGTAGCCATAAAAGAAATTGCTTCTAGAACACTAAAGTTGGTGAAACAAGATTCTTTTGATGATGCCTTTTTGCTACCTCTTGGAGATTTGCTCCTGTTGGGGAATAACAATCGCCTAAAAGCCCGTGATGATCTTGAACTGAAAGAGATCTATCTTGACTTTCGTGTTGAGCAGCTTACTATGTTGTTGTCTCCACTTAGTGGGTGGAGGCACTCTTTGATCTCAATGAGTGATTTTTTCACAGATTGTGTCTCTCAGTATGAAATTTACTTTGACAATGAGTTGATCAAAGAAAAggcaaaagaaaaagaaaaagaaaatgagaatGGAAAGGAAAAAGggaaggaaaaagaaaagaaaaaggctAAAGAAAAggcaaaagaaaaagaagtatcggaagaaaatatattatcattccTTGAGTTTTCCAGGAACAGATTCAATCTTGTTTCTTCCAGTTTGAGAAGTTGCATACCTTTATTGTTTGTTCATCTACCACGGCATTTTATTAATGAACCTAAGAAGCTCGAAATGATAATACTTTTCGATCTCCTTGATCAATTGGGAAAACAGTTGTTTAATGAAAATGTTTCATCAGAAGAATTGAAGAAAATCTTCTTGCGGTCTGATGAAATATGTCGGGACTCTGATGAAGCATTATCATCTCCTTTACATACAGTGAGAAAGACTCTATCTTCCCTAAAAGACCTTCAAGCTTTTCTTCATAATCTAAACCTTCCAAATGTAAAGGTTAAGGATTCAGTGAAGCAATTCTGCATTAAATCGGCTTCCTTAGTTTTCTGTACGGCTTCAACCTCATATAATTTGCGTTTTCCGCATGTGAGAGATTTCAAAGTGTTGGTTATTGACGAGGCGTCACAACTGAAGGAATGTGAGTCAACTATACCACTTCAACTTCCTCAAGTCATGCATGCAATACTTGTTGGTGATGAGCGACAATTACCAGCTATGGTTACCAGCAAA GTTTCTGAAAGAGCTGGCTTTGGGAGAAGTTTGTTTGAACGACTTAGTTTGATGGGACATTCTAAGCACCTTCTCAATATGCAATATAGAATGCATCCATCAATAAGTTTGTTTCCAAACTCAAAGTTCTATTCCAACATGATACTGGACGCATCTAATGTCGTCAAACAAGATTATGAGAGAAGGTATCTTACTGCACCCATGTTTGGGCCATACTCTTTCATCAATATTCGAAATGGGTtagaagaaagagaagatgatGGGAGAAGCTTAAGAAATATGGTTGAGGTGGCAGTTGTCATTAAGATAATAAGGAATCTTTATAAAG CTTGGTGTGATTCCAAAACGAGGCTTAGCATTGGTATTATATCGCCCTATGCAGCTCAGGTTGCAGCGATACGAGATAAACTTCCATCTGATTATAAGGACCTTGATGGGTTCAAAGTTAAGGTCATGTCTATTGATGGATTTCAGGGTGGAGAAGAAGATATCATAGTGATATCTACTGTTAGATCTAATGCCGGCGGATATGTTGGTTTTATGTCGAgtcatcaacgaaataatgtTGCATTAACAAGAGCTAG GCACTGCCTTTGGATTCTGGGAAGTGAAAAAACCTTGGAAAACAGTGAGACAATATGGGCATCCTTGGTCCGTGATGCAAAGCAACGTCAATGTTTCTTCAATGCTGATGATCAAAAAGATATAGAGAAAACAATACTTGACGTCAAGAAACAACTTGATCAGTGGAATGATTTGCTCAATGATGATAGCATATATTTCAAGGATGCACAATGGAAG GTTCTTTTTAgcgaaaattttaaaaaatcactttttaaGCTGAGTTCAACACGCAAAAAGAAGTCAGTAATGACTCTCTTGCTTAGTCTTTCAAGTGGTTGGCGTCCCAAGAGTAAAAACGTGGACTTGGTTTGTCAAAATTCATCACATATCTTGAAGCAGTTCAGGGTTGAAGGGCTCTTTCTTGTTTGCAGCATTGATATAAAGAAGGAAGAAATGTATATTCAAGTTTTAAAAATCTGGGATGTGTTGCCTTGTGATGAAGTCCCAAAATTGGTGAAACGTCTTGAGGGGTTGTTTGCCATGTATACTGATGAATACATCAGTCACTGCAAAGAAAAGTTTCTTCAAGGGTACGTGTTACTACATTTTCATTGTTTGGGATGA
- the LOC124909774 gene encoding uncharacterized protein LOC124909774, whose product MLISSSRKQTFMGEDEGLLLEVHHIFKDLKPHLNFALETREVGEGIPMILELVRKLNMQKPILEMFFSKPPRQEGEESRFKEGEVTNKEAEATGGGENEDVNEIAEAIYDGKVEGEGDESQEKEHNAPKDKGKKNKKKSKNKRKGKGR is encoded by the exons ATGTTGATATCATCTTCCCGGAAACAGACTTTTATGGGAGAAGACGAAGGCCTCTTGCTAGAAGTGCATCACATATTTAAGGATCTTAAGCCACATCTTAACTTTGCCTTAGAGACAAG AGAAGTGGGAGAAGGCATTCCAATGATTTTGGAACTTGTGAGGAAGCTGAACATGCAAAAACCAATACTTGAAATGTTCTTCAGCAAGCCACCAAGGCAGGAAGGGGAAGAGTCCAGGTTTAAAGAAGGTGAAGTTACGAACAAGGAAGCAGAAGCCACTGGAGGTGGAGAAAACGAAGATGTTAACGAGATAGCAGAGGCCATATACGATGGAAAAGTAGAAGGTGAAGGTGATGAATCCCAAGAGAAGGAACATAATGCTCCCAAGGACAAgggaaagaagaacaagaaaaagaGTAAGAACAAAAGGAAGGGCAAAGGCCGGTAG
- the LOC124909775 gene encoding TPR and ankyrin repeat-containing protein 1-like, with the protein MKFYSLSSGVTRHLLSNQEGKELELPFEVTDQERDLILFPQSTFILGRSGTGKTTVLTMKLYEKEQRHRIASMGFSALDINATSNVKERKKVGETSRPEKETILRQLFVTVSPKLCYAIKQHVSGLKRFSCGGSFSVDEKSEDLDESAWFTDISNSFIDIPNQTYPLVITFNKFLMMLDGTSGNSFFERFVGLSEFYGKRLNSRSIALQTFIRTKEVNYDRFYSFYWPHFNSNLTKKFDPSRIFTEIISCIKGGLQAGKTYSGKLDLEEYKALSNGRTSTLTKQRRHEIYEIFLDYEKMKSENGDFDLADLVIDLHHRLSKERFQGDEIDFVYIDEVQDLSMQQIALFKYVCKNVEEGFVFSGDTAQTIARGIDFRFEDIRCLFYNEFMSESGGDVTGRNDVKGKMSDIFNLNQNFRTHDGVLRLAQSVIDLIYNFFPQSIDFLNPERSLIYGESPVLLESGNDENAIVTIFGSSGSMSSNIIGFGAEQVILVRDDDAREEISCYVGKHALVLTIMECKGLEFQDVLLYNFFGSSPLKNQWRVVYEFMKLRELLDDKCKSFPSFDTTRHGILCSELKQLYVAITRTRQRLWICENKEELSKPMFDYWKKLCLVQVRQLDDSLAKAMQVASCPEEWKQRGIKLFYESNYEMATMCFERAGDLTWERRAKATGLKAAADRLRGSNDELAFTILREAAKIFESIGRAEIAAECLFELGEYEKAGRIYLDKCGKPDLTKAGECFFLAGRSDLAAEVYARGGFLAECLDVCNRGKLYDMGLKYIEYWKQHNHSDGSFIKNSSGIDEIEQKFLQNCAMNYYKLEDRVSMMKFVRAFQSTNTKRQFLKSLDCLDELLLVEQESGNFLEAAVIAKMRGDLLLESDLLGKAGCSNEAARLLIWSVFLTSLWAHGSTGWPLKSFATKDDLLEKAISFARTDPNFYKMIYTDAMILSSEKAKLSDLILYLHASVRNGSLRGEILSIRRILDLHLCVNGSKYELEDELVDDPFSHSQKILSRNSVSVASLLFYWNLWAKMIYKIISFLESSKKLDLEENNAYVLFCFEYFGVRKQHNNLNSSTYHLLNPEADWVKKIDKRFIRKKGNLLYTDLSNFSTVSLSHWRSELLFVGLKVLGTLEVISGRISPSLFCRTMPLLHIYMIAKFLNSKDLGKHHDLQRLQYFLRKSHQHFQNVFPLDWNQTLNDNIVFLRRTDDFRSLLHESLLEGVLSKGGLTHGQIGRIMALYLSSGRPTDEMVMKIAERLNRHSSWKIFFEDSNQDIVTRISQNQSIIVKISSAYKLMTALKETYGANWKVHDYISPICFLYILERLLLLTSRSQKFLYTTKSVFVEWLIYEKPGENLTINPKEDALHEIFSYIEYLIRQLLYDHETEQWIRNSSVNIVNFYPIMVLRCVIMSCLLYLNTGNDMLNQILRQKHITSRLPTNFYTALRTRNTRLNADVISDALAMIGNPLVIVSWQDRCPVTVSPSVIFLELRDGMNRESILSLLFPRKTTLPESVEHEEDQVKNVDSLSLSEPIEIAALFQEISYALRSVKDTTDKSFDRFISHLPHIKVNSTSQRYLMFN; encoded by the exons ATGAAATTCTACTCTTTGTCTTCTGGTGTGACGAGACATTTGCTGTCCAATCAAGAAGGAAAAGAACTGGAGTTACCATTCGAAGTAACAGACCAGGAACGAGATTTAATTCTTTTCCCACAAAGTACTTTTATACTTGGAAGGTCTGGTACGGGGAAAACAACAGTTCTAACAATGAAGCTTTATGAAAAGGAGCAAAGGCACCGAATTGCTTCAATGGGTTTCAGTGCATTAGACATTAATGCAACTTCTAAtgttaaagaaagaaagaaagttggAGAAACTAGTCGGCCTGAAAAAGAAACTATCCTCCGCCAACTTTTTGTGACAGTGAGTCCAAAGTTATGTTATGCCATAAAGCAACATGTTTCTGGACTAAAAAG ATTTTCTTGTGGAGGAAGCTTCTCAGTTGATGAAAAATCAGAAGATCTTGATGAGAGCGCATGGTTTACTGATATATCTAATTCATTTATTGACATCCCCAATCAAACGTACCCTCTTGTTATTACATTTAACAAGTTCCTAATGATGCTCGATGGAACATCTGGTAATTCATTCTTTGAAAGGTTTGTTGGTCTTAGCGAGTTTTACGGAAAAAGATTGAATTCTAGGTCAATTGCTTTGCAAACATTCATTAGAACTAAGGAGGTCAACTACGATAGATTCTATTCATTCTATTGGCCTCATTTCAACTCCAATCTGACAAAGAAGTTTGATCCATCGAGAATATTTACTGAGATCATTTCTTGCATAAAAGGTGGCTTGCAAGCTGGGAAGACTTATAGTGGAAAACTTGATTTGGAGGAATACAAAGCATTATCCAATGGCAGGACATCTACTTTGACGAAACAAAGGAGGCATGAAATCTATGAGATTTTTCTAGATTATGAGAAAATGAAGTCGGAGAATGGTGACTTTGATTTAGCAGATTTGGTAATTGATCTTCACCATAGGCTATCAAAAGAGAGATTTCAGGGTGATGAAATTGATTTTGTATACATCGATGAAGTGCAAGATCTGAGCATGCAACAGATCGCACTTTTCAAGTATGTTTGCAAAAATGTAGAAGAGGGTTTTGTTTTTTCAGGGGATACTGCACAGACAATTGCAAGAGGAATAGATTTCAGGTTTGAAGATATAAGATGTCTTTTCTATAACGAGTTTATGTCGGAATCAGGAGGAGATGTTACTGGTAGAAATGATGTTAAAGGGAAAATGTCTGATATCTTCAACCTTAACCAGAACTTTCGTACACATGATGGTGTTCTAAGATTGGCTCAAAGTGTAATTGAccttatttacaattttttccCTCAATCTATTGACTTTTTGAATCCAGAGAGAAGTCTTATTTATGGTGAATCACCTGTTCTACTTGAATCGGGAAATGACGAGAATGCAATTGTAACTATATTTGGGAGCAGCGGAAGTATGAGTAGTAACATTATTGGGTTTGGAGCCGAGCAAGTGATTTTAGTTCGAGATGATGATGCTAGAGAGGAAATATCTTGCTATGTTGGAAAGCATGCACTAGTTCTTACTATTATGGAGTGTAAAGGGTTAGAGTTTCAG GATgtgttattatataatttctttgGTTCATCGCCACTGAAGAATCAATGGAGAGTTGTTTATGAGTTCATGAAGCTTCGAGAATTACTTGATGATAAATGCAAGTCCTTTCCAAGCTTCGATACCACGAGACATGGTATTCTATGCTCTGAGCTGAAACAACTTTATGTTGCCATTACCCGTACGAGACAAAGGTTGTGGATTTGCGAGAACAAAGAGGAGCTCTCAAAACCCATGTTTGACTACTGGAAGAAGTTGTGCCTTGTTCAAGTCAGGCAATTAGATGATTCTCTTGCAAAGGCAATGCAAGTGGCAAGTTGCCCTGAGGAATGGAAACAAAGGGGCATAAAG CTATTTTATGAGAGTAATTACGAGATGGCTACAATGTGCTTCGAGAGGGCTGGAGACTTAACCTGGGAGAGAAGAGCTAAAGCTACTGGACTCAAGGCTGCTGCTGACCGGCTTCGCGGTTCAAATGATGAATTAGCTTTTACGATACTTCGTGAAGCTGCTAAAATTTTTGAATCTATTGGAAGGGCTGAGATTGCTGCAGAATGCTTATTTGAACTAGGAGAGTACGAGAAAGCTG GGAGAATTTATTTGGACAAGTGTGGGAAGCCTGACTTAACAAAGGCTGGAGAATGTTTCTTTCTGGCAGGTCGGTCTGACCTTGCAGCTGAAGTCTACGCTCGGGGAGGCTTCCTAGCCGAGTGCTTAGATGTATGCAATAGAGGAAAACTCTATGATATGGGCTTGAAGTACATAGAGTACTGGAAACAACACAATCACTCTGATGgcagttttattaaaaatagcaGTGGAATTGATGAAATCGAACAAAAGTTCCTCCAGAATTGCGCAATGAATTACTACAAACTTGAAGATCGAGTATCCATGATGAAGTTTGTTCGAGCTTTTCagtcaactaatacaaaacGCCAGTTTTTGAAATCTTTAGATTGCCTGGATGAGCTTTTATTGGTAGAACAAGAATCGGGTAATTTTTTGGAGGCTGCCGTGATTGCAAAGATGAGGGGTGATCTTCTTTTGGAGTCTGATCTATTGGGGAAGGCAGGCTGTTCTAATGAAGCTGCCAGGCTTCTCATTTGGTCGGTCTTTCTTACTTCTCTCTGGGCACATGGAAGCACAGGTTGGCCTCTCAAGAGTTTTGCTACGAAAGATGACCTTTTGGAAAAAGCTATTTCATTTGCAAGAACAGACCCAAACTTCTATAAGATGATCTATACTGATGCGATGATTTTATCAAGTGAGAAAGCAAAATTGTCTGATTTGATTCTTTACTTGCATGCCTCTGTGAGGAATGGAAGCCTGCGAGGTGAAATTTTGTCTATACGGAGAATTTTGGATCTTCATTTGTGCGTAAATGGATCCAAATATGAATTGGAAGATGAACTGGTAGATGATCCGTTTAGTCATTCACAGAAGATTCTTTCACGCAACAGTGTTTCTGTCGCATCGTTGTTGTTCTACTGGAATCTTTGGGCCAAAATGATATACAAAATCATCAGCTTTCTAGAATCTTCTAAGAAACTGGATCTTGAGGAGAACAATGCCTATGTTCTGTTCTGCTTTGAATATTTTGGTGTAAGGAAGCAACATAACAATCTGAATTCTAGCACCTACCATTTGTTGAATCCTGAAGCTGATTGGGTAAAAAAGATTGACAAAAGATTTATTAGAAAGAAAGGAAACCTACTTTATACTGACCTTAGCAATTTTTCCACTGTTTCTTTGAGCCACTGGCGTTCCGAATTGCTTTTTGTCGGTCTAAAGGTTTTGGGAACTCTTGAAGTCATTTCTGGCAGGATTTCCCCATCTCTCTTTTGCAGGACCATGCCCCTTTTACACATATACATGATTGCAAAATTTCTGAATTCAAAGGATCTTGGGAAACATCATGATTTGCAGAGACTGCAATATTTTCTTAGAAAATCTCATCAGCATTTTCAGAATGTGTTTCCATTAGACTGGAACCAAACTTTGAATGATAACATTGTTTTCTTGAGAAGAACAGACGATTTCCGAAGTTTATTGCATGAATCTTTGCTTGAAGGTGTTTTGTCTAAGGGTGGTCTTACACATGGGCAAATTGGTAGAATAATGGCACTGTATCTTTCCTCTGGCAGACCAACTGACGAAATGGTCATGAAGATTGCAGAAAGGCTCAATCGTCATTCATCTTGGAAAATTTTCTTTGAGGATTCTAATCAGGACATAGTGACCCGAATTTCACAGAACCAGTCAATTATAGTGAAAATATCTTCCGCATACAAGCTCATGACAGCTTTGAAAGAGACATACGGAGCTAACTGGAAGGTGCACGATTACATATCTCCAATATGTTTCTTGTATATCTTGGAACGCCTTCTCCTGCTCACTTCCCGCTCCCAAAAATTTCTTTACACCACAAAATCTGTTTTTGTGGAATGGCTTATTTATGAGAAACCAGGTGAGAATCTTACAATCAACCCAAAAGAAGATGCACTACACGAGATTTTCAGTTATATTGAATACTTAATCAGGCAACTCCTTTATGACCATGAAACAGAACAATGGATACGGAATTCCAGTGTTAATATTGTTAACTTCTATCCGATAATGGTGTTGAGATGTGTGATAATGTCTTGCTTGCTTTACTTAAATACGGGTAATGACATGTTAAACCAAATTCTTAGACAGAAACACATCACTTCAAGACTGCCGACAAACTTTTATACTGCTCTAAGGACGAGAAATACTAGGCTGAATGCAGATGTAATATCCGATGCACTAGCAATGATTGGTAATCCACTTGTGATTGTCAGTTGGCAAGATAGATGTCCAGTAACTGTATCTCCTAGTGTCATTTTTCTGGAACTTAGAGATGGAATGAATAGGGAAAGTATATTAAGTTTGTTGTTTCCACGGAAAACAACTCTACCTGAATCTGTAGAACATgaagaagaccaagtgaagaatgTCGATTCTTTGTCTTTGAGTGAGCCAATTGAAATCGCCGCCTTGTTCCAGGAAATATCTTATGCTTTGAGATCAGTAAAGGATACAACTGATAAGAGTTTTGATAGGTTCATATCTCATCTTCCACATATAAAGGTAAATTCAACTTCTCAACGTTATCTAATGTTCAATTGA
- the LOC124910408 gene encoding putative pentatricopeptide repeat-containing protein At1g74580 encodes MTSTLLPKHVLAVIKHQGDVQVALKNFNSVKKVVGFNHNLLTYKCMVEKLGSYGKFEEMEEIIQEMRVNLDNSLLEGVYIAAMRKYGRKGKVQEAVDMFERMDFYNCEPSVLSYNVIMNILVEYEYFNQAHKVYLRMKDKRIVPDTCTFTVRIKSFCKTSRARSALRLLNNMPLHGCDLNEIAYCTVVSGLYDESFISEARQVFEEMLCSGICPSVIVFNKLLHTLGKKGCVQESERLLNKVLKKGMSPNLFTYNMFIQGLCRKGMLIEADSMLHGMRREGVVPDVITYNTLISGLCKGFKVMEAESYLHKMVNEGLEPDAFTYNIIIDGYCKTGVVQNANNILNTAVYRGFVPDEFTYCSFINGLCKEGHIDMALSMYRELVGKGIKPSIIVYNTLIKGLSLQGHILQALDLMNEMPGNGCSPDVWTYNLIINGLCKMGCVNDANVLMTDAMHRGFLPDVFTYNTLIDGYCKKSKMESALEIVNSMWDYGVNPDIITYNTILNALCKAAKLDQVMGTFKAMVEKGCHPNIITYNILIESLCKARKLIEALSLLEEIEQRDLTPDVITFGTLISGFCKNGDVDGAFQLFRKIETHYKFSHTTSTYNIMLDFFSEKLNMEMAQKLYKEMTMNNNGCSPDNFTYCVMIDGFCKTDNIDLGYKFLLENIEKGFIPSLISFGRVLNCLCVKNRVADAVGVIHLMVKKGIVPDSVHTIFQTVKKEVAAPKIVVEDLLKKSHITYYTYELLYDNLKDKKLLKSPKKDLKHDI; translated from the coding sequence ATGACTTCGACTTTGCTTCCGAAACATGTCCTTGCTGTTATTAAGCATCAAGGGGATGTTCAAGTAGCACTAAAGAATTTCAACTCAGTGAAAAAGGTAGTTGGGttcaatcataatttattaacttataagTGTATGGTTGAGAAACTTGGTTCTTATGGAAAGTTTGAGGAAATGGAAGAAATTATTCAAGAAATGAGAGTCAATTTAGATAACAGTTTGCTTGAAGGAGTGTACATTGCGGCAATGAGAAAATATGGTCGAAAAGGGAAGGTTCAAGAGGCCGTCGATATGTTTGAGAGAATGGATTTCTACAATTGCGAGCCATCTGTCTTGTCGTATAATGTGATAATGAACATATTGGTTGAGTATGAATACTTTAATCAAGCCCATAAGGTATATTTGAGGATGAAAGATAAGAGGATTGTTCCCGATACGTGCACATTCACTGTTAGAATAAAATCCTTTTGTAAGACAAGTAGGGCTCGTTCTGCCTTAAGGCTTCTTAATAACATGCCTTTACATGGTTGTGATTTAAATGAGATTGCGTATTGTACTGTGGTAAGTGGTCTCTATGACGAAAGTTTCATCTCGGAAGCACGCCAAGTGTTTGAGGAAATGCTTTGTTCAGGAATCTGCCCTAGTGTTATCGTTTTTAATAAGCTTTTGCACACGCTTGGTAAGAAGGGATGTGTCCAAGAAAGTGAAAGACTTCTCAATAAGGTTCTAAAGAAGGGAATGTCTCCAAATTTGTTTACTTATAATATGTTTATTCAAGGCCTTTGTAGAAAAGGTATGCTTATTGAAGCTGATTCGATGCTACATGGTATGAGAAGAGAAGGTGTGGTTCCTGATGTCATCACGTATAACACACTTATATCTGGCCTGTGTAAAGGCTTTAAGGTTATGGAAGCTGAAAGTTACTTGCATAAAATGGTAAATGAGGGGCTTGAGCCTGATGCTTTTACTTACAATATCATCATTGACGGATATTGCAAGACAGGTGTGGTGCAAAATGCCAATAATATTCTCAATACTGCAGTCTATAGAGGTTTTGTTCCTGATGAGTTCACATATTGCTCCTTCATTAATGGCTTGTGTAAGGAAGGTCATATAGACATGGCATTAAGTATGTATCGGGAGTTAGTGGGAAAAGGAATAAAACCTAGTATTATTGTCTACAACACTTTGATTAAAGGATTATCTCTACAAGGACATATCTTGCAAGCATTGGACTTGATGAATGAAATGCCGGGTAATGGTTGTAGTCCTGATGTATGGACATACAATCTGATTATAAATGGATTATGCAAAATGGGTTGTGTAAACGATGCAAATGTTCTCATGACTGATGCCATGCATAGAGGATTTCTTCCTGATGTTTTCACCTACAATACACTGATCGACGGTTACtgtaaaaaatcaaaaatgGAAAGTGCGCTTGAGATTGTTAATAGTATGTGGGACTATGGTGTCAATCCAGACATCATAACatataatacaatattaaaTGCACTCTGTAAAGCTGCAAAATTGGATCAGGTAATGGGAACTTTCAAGGCTATGGTGGAAAAAGGGTGTCATCCCAACATTATTACTTATAATATACTCATCGAAAGCCTATGCAAAGCTCGTAAATTAATTGAAGCCCTATCTTTGTTGGAGGAAATTGAACAAAGAGATCTAACTCCAGATGTCATCACATTTGGCACTCTAATTAGCGGTTTCTGCAAGAATGGGGATGTAGATGGAGCGTTCCAGCTGTTTAGAAAAATTGAAACACATTATAAGTTTTCTCATACAACATCAACCTATAATATTATGCTCGATTTCTTTTCTGAGAAGCTCAACATGGAAATGGCACAAAAGCTTTACAAAGAGATGACGATGAACAATAATGGTTGCTCACCTGATAATTTCACATATTGTGTCATGATTGATGGCTTTTGCAAAACGGACAACATTGATTTGGGGTACAAGTTCCTCTTGGAAAATATCGAGAAGGGTTTTATCCCATCGTTGATAAGCTTTGGACGGGTATTAAATTGTCTGTGCGTGAAGAATAGAGTAGCTGATGCTGTGGGTGTAATACATTTAATGGTGAAGAAGGGGATCGTCCCTGATTCTGTGCATACGATTTTTCAGACAGTAAAGAAGGAGGTTGCTGCACCTAAGATTGTGGTGGAGGACTTGTTGAAGAAAAGTCATATAACTTATTATACTTATGAACTTCTTTATGATAATTTGAAAGACAAGAAGCTACTTAAAAGTCCTAAAAAAGATCTTAAGCATGATATCTAG